A section of the Streptomyces sp. CG1 genome encodes:
- a CDS encoding RecQ family ATP-dependent DNA helicase: MDTLELRAEADAVLAELVGAPEGSARLREDQWRAVAALVEERRRALVVQRTGWGKSAVYFVATALLRRRGAGPTVIVSPLLALMRNQVESAARAGIRARTINSANPEEWDAIHEEVERGETDVLLVSPERLNSVDFREQTLPRLAATTGLLVVDEAHCISDWGHDFRPDYRRLRAMLAELAPGVPVLATTATANARVTADVAEQLGTGAGEALVLRGPLDRESLRLGVVQLPDAAHRLAWLAEHLDELPGSGIVYTLTVAAAEEATAYLRQRGFEVASYTGRTENADRLQAEADLLENRVKALVATSALGMGFDKPDLGFVVHLGSPSSPIAYYQQVGRAGRGVEHADVLMLPGKEDEAIWRYFADTAFPPEQQVRQTLSALADAGRPLSVPALEAAVDLRRTRLETMLKVLDVDGAVKRVKGGWESTGQPWMYDTERYAWVARQRAAEQQAMREYVHTSRCRMEFLRRQLDDEGAAPCGRCDNCAGQWIGSAVSAEALKGATKELDRPGVEVEPRRMWPTGMPALGIDLKGRIPAGEQCSTGRALGRLSDIGWGNRLRPLLAENAPDGPVPDDVLQAAVAVLADWARSAGGWAPNVPDASARPVGIVSVPSLTRPQLVGSLARGIAAVGRLPYLGSLTYTGPNGAHAARRSNSAQRLRVLSGAFTVPEDLAAALAGSPGPVLLVDDCTESGWTLAVAARLLRRTGSGPVLPLVLAAAG, translated from the coding sequence ATGGACACCCTGGAGCTGCGCGCTGAAGCCGATGCCGTCCTTGCCGAGCTCGTCGGTGCCCCGGAGGGCTCGGCGCGGTTGCGGGAGGATCAGTGGCGGGCGGTGGCGGCCCTGGTCGAGGAGCGTCGGCGTGCGCTGGTGGTGCAGCGCACCGGCTGGGGCAAGTCGGCGGTGTACTTCGTCGCCACCGCCCTGCTGCGACGGCGCGGAGCGGGCCCGACGGTGATCGTCTCGCCGCTGCTGGCGCTGATGCGCAACCAGGTCGAGTCGGCGGCACGGGCCGGTATTCGGGCGCGGACGATCAACTCGGCCAATCCGGAGGAATGGGACGCGATCCACGAGGAGGTCGAGCGCGGCGAGACCGACGTGCTCCTCGTCAGCCCGGAGCGCCTCAATTCCGTGGACTTCCGTGAGCAGACGCTGCCCAGGCTCGCGGCCACAACCGGCCTGCTGGTCGTGGACGAGGCGCACTGCATCTCCGACTGGGGCCACGACTTCCGCCCCGACTACCGCAGGCTGCGCGCGATGCTGGCGGAGCTGGCCCCCGGCGTGCCGGTGCTGGCCACCACCGCGACCGCCAATGCGCGGGTCACCGCGGACGTGGCCGAACAGCTCGGTACCGGCGCCGGTGAGGCCCTGGTGCTGCGCGGCCCGCTGGACCGGGAGAGCCTGCGCCTCGGGGTGGTCCAACTGCCGGACGCCGCGCACCGCCTGGCCTGGCTCGCCGAGCATCTCGACGAGCTGCCGGGCTCCGGGATCGTCTACACGCTGACGGTGGCCGCCGCCGAGGAGGCCACCGCCTATCTGCGGCAGCGTGGCTTCGAGGTGGCGTCCTACACGGGCCGCACGGAGAACGCCGACCGGCTGCAGGCCGAGGCCGACCTGCTGGAGAACCGGGTCAAGGCGCTGGTCGCCACCTCCGCGCTGGGCATGGGCTTCGACAAGCCGGATCTGGGCTTCGTCGTCCATCTCGGCTCGCCGTCCTCGCCGATCGCCTACTACCAGCAGGTGGGCCGGGCCGGGCGCGGGGTGGAGCACGCCGACGTACTGATGCTGCCGGGCAAGGAGGACGAGGCGATCTGGCGCTACTTCGCCGACACCGCCTTCCCGCCCGAGCAGCAGGTCCGCCAGACCCTCTCGGCCCTCGCCGACGCGGGACGGCCGCTGTCCGTGCCGGCCCTGGAGGCGGCGGTGGACCTGCGCCGTACCCGGCTGGAGACGATGCTGAAGGTCCTCGACGTGGACGGGGCGGTCAAGCGGGTCAAGGGCGGCTGGGAGAGCACCGGGCAGCCCTGGATGTACGACACGGAGCGGTACGCCTGGGTGGCGCGGCAGCGGGCGGCCGAGCAGCAGGCCATGCGCGAGTACGTGCACACGTCCCGGTGCCGGATGGAGTTCCTGCGCCGGCAGCTGGACGACGAGGGGGCGGCCCCCTGCGGCCGGTGCGACAACTGTGCCGGCCAGTGGATCGGGTCCGCGGTGTCGGCCGAGGCGCTGAAGGGCGCCACGAAGGAACTGGACCGCCCGGGCGTGGAGGTCGAGCCGCGCCGGATGTGGCCGACGGGGATGCCCGCCCTGGGCATCGACCTCAAAGGCCGCATCCCGGCCGGCGAGCAGTGCTCCACCGGGCGTGCCCTGGGCCGGCTCTCGGACATCGGCTGGGGCAACCGGCTGCGCCCGCTGCTGGCGGAGAACGCACCCGACGGTCCGGTCCCCGACGACGTCCTGCAGGCCGCGGTGGCCGTCCTCGCCGACTGGGCGCGCTCTGCGGGCGGCTGGGCGCCGAACGTCCCGGACGCCTCGGCCCGGCCGGTCGGAATCGTCTCGGTACCGTCCCTGACCCGCCCGCAGCTGGTCGGTTCCCTCGCCCGGGGCATCGCGGCCGTCGGCCGCCTTCCCTACCTGGGCAGCCTGACGTACACCGGGCCGAACGGGGCGCACGCGGCTCGCCGCAGCAACTCCGCGCAGCGCCTCAGGGTGCTCTCGGGCGCCTTCACCGTGCCGGAGGACCTGGCCGCCGCCCTGGCTGGCTCTCCCGGCCCAGTCCTGCTCGTGGACGACTGCACCGAGTCCGGCTGGACCCTCGCGGTCGCGGCCCGCCTGCTCCGCCGGACCGGCAGCGGGCCGGTCCTTCCGCTGGTCCTCGCCGCGGCGGGCTGA
- a CDS encoding TetR/AcrR family transcriptional regulator: MVTSRWTAAPARATSPRRRGVVLERAILDAALEQLCEVGWKGLTMEGVAAGAQTGKAAVYRRWPSKEDLVADALVAGLPRVETAPDLGSVREDLLALCRQVRRIMYSPPGVALRSVIHECDEIQAERFQETIAGGVVEPTIKLLGEILVRGIERGEVRPDAANGYVVDAVPAMMMYRSKMCASEWTDQELEEMIDQLMLPLLRPYGA, from the coding sequence ATGGTTACCTCGCGCTGGACGGCCGCTCCCGCCCGGGCGACTTCCCCTCGTCGGCGCGGCGTGGTGCTGGAGCGCGCGATCCTGGACGCCGCGCTGGAACAGCTCTGCGAGGTCGGCTGGAAAGGGCTGACCATGGAAGGAGTCGCGGCCGGCGCCCAGACCGGCAAGGCCGCGGTGTATCGCCGCTGGCCTTCCAAGGAGGACCTCGTTGCGGACGCGCTGGTGGCCGGACTGCCTCGGGTGGAGACGGCTCCGGACCTCGGTAGCGTGCGCGAGGACCTCCTCGCCCTGTGCCGGCAGGTGCGCCGGATCATGTACTCGCCGCCCGGTGTGGCGCTGCGCTCGGTGATTCACGAATGCGATGAAATCCAGGCGGAGCGCTTCCAGGAGACGATCGCCGGAGGTGTGGTGGAGCCGACCATCAAGCTCCTCGGTGAGATCCTCGTCCGTGGAATAGAGCGAGGAGAGGTTCGTCCGGACGCCGCCAACGGCTATGTAGTGGACGCCGTCCCGGCCATGATGATGTACCGCTCGAAGATGTGCGCCAGCGAATGGACCGACCAGGAACTCGAGGAGATGATCGACCAGCTGATGCTCCCGCTGCTCCGGCCGTACGGAGCCTGA
- a CDS encoding glycogen debranching N-terminal domain-containing protein produces the protein MQQQPTPSYAPDVQRPPWDGGEWYPTDGAVTTARQTIDVPPPPTLRGLNLSAGRARPSTPTPGRGRRPTAATPVRPPQVGRPAPELPPTHAALVCVALPGLAISGEGQLAGRGLDGFYRGGRRLLARCQVRVAGREPLAVQARMTSADSARFVGTLRVSPSAGPDPDVVVERTRRADGTERITLRNAAARPLRLPIEVSLGTDLAELAAIASGRAGPELPATVHDSGLRWAAAGAAASVIADPPPSDALASAGLLRWELELPPGGTAAVELRVRLDGAGPLRPAGHATTSPLAPARATGDDPRLTPLLDMAIADLQALLLRDAAHPADIHLAAGAPWRCGLAPAEALAAARMALPLGTRLAVGTLRTLARTQLPEGNPRAGLIPGPRRDAGPLLPPACTGTEATLLFPVLLAEARRWGLPEQETRELLPAAERCLTWLRTTAGAGPYLPDPQPGGPARCDTQAHAYRAALLGADLLDAFDRPGATELREWAQALRAAFRADFWVEDRGGGRPAAALAPDGRPVPHLGSGVVHLLDTGLLGSGRLAPGLLDPVQTEHLARLLGAPAMDAGWGLRGLGAKEVGHNPFGHRTGAVRVHDTALAVAGLVAAGYEKEASGLLRGLLDAAEHFGHRLPDMFAGEQRFSGSAPLPHPAACRPAATAAASAIMMLTALAGIRPDTPAGTVTLCPVRSAPLGELGLTGLRVAGAPFAVRVSRLGLAMVEEAADGLQLGV, from the coding sequence ATGCAGCAGCAGCCGACTCCCTCCTACGCCCCCGACGTCCAACGTCCGCCCTGGGACGGGGGCGAGTGGTACCCGACGGACGGTGCGGTCACCACCGCACGGCAGACCATCGACGTTCCGCCCCCGCCGACGCTCCGAGGGCTGAACCTCTCGGCAGGCCGCGCCAGGCCGTCGACGCCGACACCGGGCCGCGGCCGCCGGCCCACCGCAGCCACGCCGGTGCGCCCACCGCAGGTCGGCCGCCCGGCGCCAGAGCTGCCGCCCACGCACGCCGCCCTGGTCTGTGTCGCCCTGCCGGGCCTGGCCATCTCCGGTGAGGGACAGCTGGCCGGCCGGGGGCTGGACGGGTTCTACCGAGGCGGCAGGCGGCTGCTCGCGCGGTGCCAGGTCCGCGTGGCCGGCCGTGAACCGCTGGCCGTGCAGGCCAGGATGACGAGCGCCGACAGCGCCCGTTTCGTGGGGACCCTGCGGGTCTCCCCTTCGGCGGGCCCCGATCCGGATGTCGTGGTCGAGCGGACCCGTCGCGCCGACGGAACCGAACGGATCACGCTGCGCAACGCCGCAGCGCGCCCGCTCAGGCTGCCCATCGAGGTGTCCCTCGGTACGGACCTCGCCGAACTCGCCGCCATCGCCTCCGGCCGGGCAGGCCCCGAACTCCCCGCCACCGTCCACGACTCGGGCCTGCGCTGGGCCGCGGCCGGTGCCGCCGCCTCCGTCATCGCCGACCCGCCGCCCTCCGACGCCCTCGCGTCGGCCGGACTGCTCCGGTGGGAACTGGAACTACCGCCCGGTGGTACGGCAGCCGTCGAACTCCGGGTGCGGCTCGACGGCGCAGGGCCGCTGCGGCCCGCGGGACACGCCACCACCAGCCCGCTGGCCCCAGCCCGGGCGACCGGCGACGACCCCCGGCTGACCCCGCTGCTGGACATGGCGATCGCCGACCTCCAGGCGCTGCTGCTGCGCGACGCCGCCCACCCCGCCGACATCCACCTCGCTGCGGGCGCACCCTGGCGCTGCGGACTGGCCCCCGCCGAAGCCCTGGCCGCGGCCCGCATGGCCCTGCCGCTCGGCACCCGGCTGGCCGTGGGCACCCTGCGCACCCTGGCTCGCACCCAGCTTCCCGAGGGGAACCCACGGGCCGGCCTGATCCCCGGGCCACGGCGCGACGCCGGCCCACTCCTCCCGCCGGCCTGCACGGGTACGGAAGCCACCCTGCTCTTCCCCGTCCTGCTCGCCGAGGCTCGCCGCTGGGGACTTCCCGAGCAGGAGACGAGAGAGCTGCTGCCCGCCGCGGAACGCTGCCTCACCTGGCTGCGGACCACCGCCGGTGCCGGCCCCTACCTCCCTGACCCCCAGCCCGGCGGCCCGGCCCGCTGCGACACACAGGCCCACGCCTATCGGGCGGCCCTGCTCGGCGCCGATCTGCTCGACGCCTTCGACCGGCCCGGTGCCACCGAGTTACGCGAGTGGGCCCAAGCTCTGCGGGCCGCCTTCCGAGCCGACTTCTGGGTCGAGGACCGCGGTGGCGGTCGCCCGGCCGCGGCCCTGGCACCGGACGGCCGGCCCGTGCCGCATCTGGGCTCCGGCGTCGTCCACCTCCTTGACACCGGCCTGCTCGGCTCCGGCCGGCTCGCCCCGGGCCTGCTCGATCCCGTTCAGACCGAGCATCTCGCCAGACTGCTCGGCGCCCCCGCCATGGACGCGGGCTGGGGACTGCGGGGACTCGGCGCCAAGGAGGTGGGACACAACCCGTTCGGCCACCGGACCGGAGCCGTCCGCGTCCACGACACCGCACTCGCCGTAGCCGGACTGGTCGCCGCCGGTTATGAGAAGGAGGCGAGCGGCCTGCTGAGAGGACTGCTGGACGCGGCGGAACACTTCGGCCACCGGCTGCCGGACATGTTCGCCGGCGAACAGCGCTTCAGCGGGAGCGCTCCACTCCCACACCCCGCAGCTTGCCGGCCGGCAGCCACCGCGGCGGCCTCCGCGATCATGATGCTCACCGCACTCGCGGGCATCCGTCCCGACACCCCCGCCGGTACGGTCACCCTGTGCCCCGTGCGCAGCGCACCGCTCGGCGAGCTCGGCCTGACCGGACTGCGCGTCGCCGGCGCCCCGTTCGCCGTGCGCGTCAGCCGGCTGGGCCTCGCCATGGTCGAGGAGGCGGCGGACGGCCTGCAACTGGGAGTCTGA
- a CDS encoding recombinase family protein, translating to MTHALTPAIQVGNAAVKGAQLRAVDYLRVSTEEQAKGYGIAYTGKKTAQYIQKKGWVHVRTYADEGVSGSLEAHEREDLKQLMQDVRKDPRPFDVVVVAEGRAIGRTGRAFWRWVWELEDLGVYVAVVKGDYDNTTVDGRKKMRKDADYAEEEREVIRDRTQGGVQEKAEEGGYTGGTVPYGWRIQDRGVKGESRLVLDIRRDGESEKGEAITLRRAYALIVDDGLSWTEAAAKLNIEGMLTRSGAPWSSENLKCRLMSRAVLEGVQVFRNADSRDARFGRGVKVDSDGKPLYGATVTIRLDPVLNEKQVEKLKRVAAQIAKRRLPRTGKRVYPLSMRIESLCGSYYVGRVQTSTGERTYVCSGKQAKYAGAPVCTCSQINAEQIEAEVWGRIAKILGDPEELMTLASEWIEVALGGNSAHEDRIEDLDRSIAVQEKAIATVMGTSAKQAAEMGLEGEAAQDLVAAAVKPLAEELARLKKLKAEAVAWQMETLAAEQRARDLRALAELARTEMPNMPPEDQAGVIDLADIRVNIQGPAPVKKAVKECSVGAWFRKSDLRVPVRVTDEEWARIEPLVKKTGRGSGKKTDLPLRDAVGAILWKGRTGQGWSEAAARMQRGAGKSLMSRWSRWTQDGTWGRVVAVLAGAETAPVPDVSNAVGLPDLEISGAVEPRLLLEDSEVHGQVDASSTTMSWQAAMTVSAMPGCPCRRATPGSGF from the coding sequence ATGACGCATGCTCTCACGCCCGCCATCCAGGTGGGGAACGCGGCCGTCAAGGGCGCACAGCTCCGTGCCGTGGACTATCTCCGGGTATCGACCGAGGAACAGGCTAAGGGCTACGGCATCGCCTACACGGGGAAGAAGACGGCGCAATACATCCAGAAGAAGGGATGGGTTCACGTCCGGACCTATGCCGACGAAGGAGTGAGCGGCAGCCTCGAAGCGCATGAGCGGGAAGATCTCAAGCAGCTCATGCAGGATGTGCGTAAGGATCCTCGGCCGTTCGATGTTGTAGTCGTGGCTGAAGGGCGGGCGATCGGTCGTACTGGGCGGGCATTCTGGCGCTGGGTCTGGGAACTCGAAGATCTCGGCGTATACGTCGCTGTTGTCAAAGGCGACTACGACAACACAACCGTCGACGGCCGTAAGAAGATGCGCAAGGATGCCGACTACGCGGAGGAAGAGCGCGAGGTAATCCGTGATCGCACGCAGGGCGGCGTTCAGGAAAAAGCCGAAGAAGGCGGCTACACCGGCGGCACTGTCCCCTACGGGTGGCGAATTCAGGACCGAGGGGTCAAAGGTGAAAGTCGCCTCGTCCTTGATATCCGCCGCGACGGCGAATCAGAAAAGGGTGAGGCGATCACTCTTCGTCGGGCGTATGCGCTGATCGTGGATGATGGGTTGAGCTGGACTGAAGCGGCTGCCAAGCTGAACATAGAGGGAATGCTGACCCGGTCCGGAGCGCCGTGGTCGAGTGAAAACCTGAAGTGTCGCTTGATGTCCCGGGCTGTACTGGAAGGTGTCCAAGTATTCCGGAACGCCGATTCCAGGGACGCCCGATTCGGTCGTGGCGTAAAGGTGGACTCGGATGGAAAGCCGCTCTACGGGGCGACGGTTACGATTCGCCTAGATCCCGTGCTGAATGAAAAGCAGGTGGAGAAGCTGAAGAGGGTTGCTGCGCAGATCGCAAAGCGGCGCTTGCCCCGGACTGGGAAGCGCGTCTACCCCCTCTCTATGAGAATCGAAAGCCTCTGCGGCTCTTACTACGTCGGTCGAGTTCAGACCTCGACGGGTGAGCGCACCTACGTGTGTTCGGGCAAGCAGGCGAAGTATGCCGGTGCTCCTGTGTGCACATGCAGCCAGATCAACGCGGAGCAGATCGAGGCTGAGGTGTGGGGTCGCATCGCTAAAATCCTTGGCGATCCTGAAGAATTGATGACTCTGGCCTCAGAGTGGATTGAGGTGGCCCTGGGCGGTAATTCGGCACACGAAGACCGAATTGAAGACCTTGACCGCAGCATAGCGGTACAGGAAAAAGCAATTGCAACTGTCATGGGCACCAGCGCAAAGCAGGCTGCGGAAATGGGGCTGGAAGGCGAGGCGGCGCAAGACTTGGTCGCAGCCGCAGTCAAGCCACTCGCTGAGGAACTGGCGCGGCTGAAGAAGCTAAAGGCGGAAGCCGTGGCCTGGCAAATGGAGACCCTTGCAGCCGAACAGAGGGCGCGAGATCTGCGGGCACTCGCCGAGCTGGCTCGGACAGAAATGCCCAACATGCCGCCCGAGGATCAAGCTGGCGTGATCGACCTGGCGGACATCAGGGTCAATATTCAGGGGCCTGCGCCCGTGAAGAAGGCGGTCAAGGAATGTTCTGTTGGCGCGTGGTTCCGGAAGAGTGACTTGAGGGTTCCTGTTCGGGTCACCGATGAGGAATGGGCCCGGATTGAGCCGCTCGTGAAGAAGACTGGCCGGGGGTCCGGGAAGAAGACCGATCTTCCACTCAGGGATGCAGTCGGAGCCATCCTGTGGAAGGGGCGCACGGGACAGGGCTGGAGCGAGGCGGCCGCCCGCATGCAGCGGGGCGCCGGTAAGTCCCTCATGTCTCGATGGTCGAGGTGGACCCAGGACGGGACTTGGGGCCGTGTCGTGGCCGTACTGGCTGGCGCTGAGACGGCTCCGGTACCGGACGTGTCCAACGCGGTCGGTCTGCCTGACCTGGAGATCTCAGGGGCCGTTGAGCCTCGTCTCCTTTTGGAGGACTCTGAGGTTCATGGCCAAGTCGACGCGTCGAGTACCACCATGAGTTGGCAAGCCGCGATGACGGTGAGTGCGATGCCGGGATGCCCCTGCCGGCGGGCCACGCCCGGGTCCGGTTTCTGA
- a CDS encoding DUF4192 domain-containing protein, protein MTNHSETTGPFENGDISGPEPFTGPSAHDTQITLRTPAELADALPYLLGYRPEDSMVLVALHDRGGRGRFGGRARLGIPAHEEDWEAATRQLAHGLVTGSERRGARPEQMVAYVCQEPSPGESGHDVKRRLARLAHLLRTQCGDLGVPVVEALCISDGRFWSYCCPTEGCCPEDGTPMGLPGTSVLAAAATYAGLQVRGTLRELRARLQPWETTAALEQEIALDAAGMVLVPHMLDDASCAEVAEETLGLSERIIHRFAAAAPVPGAHPADLRDDALLAHDEAAKLILGLQDRTTRDRAASWMEGDEAGPALRLWRALARRCVGPYGEHAAAPLTLAGWVAWSTGDELEAREALAMALGADPDYLFARLLHQACNEGIDPEAIRRCLRAHRTDRTGRAPEETGAQRHTEEQTARPVLPAPEGATPPGASGRTDADDEGAEARRGAGTRRRRRARSADGGDTLRAARATGGRRRPTGSHPAPSPAESARPGSRALGGKRARTAEARDTATSTALPGSEDGKPEADT, encoded by the coding sequence ATGACGAATCACAGCGAAACGACTGGACCGTTCGAGAACGGCGACATCTCGGGACCGGAGCCGTTCACCGGCCCGTCCGCGCATGACACGCAGATCACACTGCGCACCCCCGCCGAACTGGCCGACGCCTTGCCCTACCTCCTTGGCTACCGCCCGGAGGACAGCATGGTGCTGGTGGCTCTGCACGACCGCGGGGGCCGGGGAAGGTTCGGCGGCCGGGCCCGGCTCGGCATCCCCGCGCACGAGGAGGACTGGGAGGCGGCCACCCGCCAGCTGGCCCACGGCCTGGTGACCGGCAGCGAACGGCGCGGCGCCCGGCCCGAGCAGATGGTGGCCTACGTCTGTCAGGAACCGTCTCCGGGAGAGTCCGGTCATGACGTCAAACGACGGCTGGCGCGGCTGGCCCACCTGCTGCGCACCCAGTGCGGCGACCTCGGCGTACCGGTCGTCGAGGCACTGTGCATCTCCGACGGCCGCTTCTGGTCGTACTGCTGCCCGACCGAGGGCTGCTGCCCCGAGGACGGCACTCCTATGGGCCTGCCCGGCACCTCCGTGCTGGCTGCCGCGGCCACCTACGCCGGCCTCCAAGTGCGCGGCACACTCCGGGAGTTGCGCGCCAGGCTGCAGCCCTGGGAGACGACCGCGGCCCTGGAGCAGGAGATCGCCCTGGACGCGGCCGGCATGGTCCTGGTGCCCCACATGCTCGACGACGCGTCCTGCGCGGAGGTGGCGGAGGAGACCCTGGGGCTGTCCGAGCGGATCATCCACCGCTTCGCCGCCGCGGCACCGGTGCCGGGCGCGCATCCGGCGGACCTGCGTGACGATGCCCTGCTCGCGCACGACGAGGCGGCGAAGCTGATCCTCGGACTCCAGGACCGCACGACCCGCGACCGGGCTGCCTCCTGGATGGAGGGCGACGAAGCCGGTCCGGCCCTCCGGCTCTGGCGCGCCCTGGCCCGCCGTTGCGTCGGCCCCTACGGCGAACACGCCGCAGCCCCGCTGACCCTGGCCGGCTGGGTCGCCTGGTCGACAGGTGACGAGCTGGAGGCCCGCGAGGCGCTGGCCATGGCGCTGGGCGCGGATCCGGACTATCTGTTCGCCCGGCTGCTGCACCAGGCCTGCAACGAAGGCATCGACCCGGAAGCGATCCGCCGGTGCCTGCGCGCGCACCGAACCGACCGAACGGGGCGTGCGCCGGAGGAGACCGGCGCACAGCGGCACACCGAGGAGCAAACGGCTCGGCCCGTGCTCCCGGCACCCGAAGGCGCGACGCCACCCGGAGCGAGTGGGCGGACGGACGCGGACGACGAGGGTGCCGAAGCCCGCCGAGGGGCGGGCACCCGCCGACGGCGTCGAGCACGATCGGCGGACGGCGGCGACACCCTTCGCGCGGCGCGCGCCACGGGCGGACGGCGCAGGCCGACCGGCTCCCACCCCGCCCCGTCCCCGGCCGAATCCGCGCGTCCCGGCAGCCGCGCCCTGGGCGGCAAGCGCGCACGTACGGCCGAGGCGCGCGACACCGCGACCAGTACGGCTCTGCCGGGGAGCGAAGACGGCAAGCCCGAGGCGGACACGTGA
- a CDS encoding ribonuclease HII, with protein MPYEPPTHTVERSLRATTGAKVIAGVDEVGRGAWAGPVTVCAAVTGLRRPPEGLTDSKLLTIKRRTELAEVLRVWVTAYALGHASPEEIDDLGMTAALRLAAVRALDALPMRPDAVILDGKHDYLGAPWKVRTVIKGDQSCVAVAAASVIAKVQRDKMMAELGVDHADFGFADNAGYPSPVHKAALAEWGPTPHHRMSWAYLDALPQWRHLKKVRSWADGSVPEIEGQLGFDF; from the coding sequence ATGCCGTACGAACCGCCTACTCACACTGTCGAGCGCTCCCTGCGCGCCACGACCGGAGCCAAGGTCATCGCCGGTGTCGACGAGGTGGGGCGCGGCGCCTGGGCCGGGCCTGTCACCGTCTGTGCTGCGGTCACCGGACTCCGCCGTCCGCCCGAGGGGCTGACCGACTCCAAGCTGCTGACGATCAAGCGGCGCACGGAACTGGCCGAGGTCCTGCGGGTATGGGTGACGGCCTACGCGCTGGGGCATGCTTCCCCCGAGGAGATCGACGACCTGGGGATGACCGCGGCACTGCGGCTCGCCGCAGTTCGCGCGCTGGACGCCCTGCCGATGCGCCCCGACGCCGTGATCCTCGACGGGAAGCACGACTACCTCGGCGCTCCGTGGAAGGTGCGCACGGTGATCAAGGGCGATCAGTCGTGTGTGGCCGTGGCGGCCGCGTCGGTGATAGCCAAGGTTCAGCGCGACAAAATGATGGCCGAACTGGGTGTCGACCATGCAGACTTCGGGTTTGCGGACAACGCCGGGTATCCGTCGCCCGTGCACAAGGCCGCGCTGGCGGAGTGGGGGCCCACCCCGCACCACCGCATGTCGTGGGCGTATCTTGATGCGTTGCCTCAGTGGCGGCACCTCAAGAAGGTCCGCAGCTGGGCGGACGGAAGCGTTCCGGAAATCGAGGGCCAGCTCGGCTTCGATTTCTGA
- a CDS encoding replication initiator: MSAEFGNETTPKTRLSAASSAPAERSGALAREQRLQALSEADRDLIRLVSDPLYPRWREQIKAIGGCAHPIYLSGSTVTRDAVTGEVISSYSTAGEPGERLAVRCRNRRASVCEPCSRLHAGDTFQLVRAGLSGGKGVPEGVKDRPRLFVTLTAPSFGAVHRVLDGEFCRPRRDDPRCEHGRRLGCGLVHTEGDLLVGLPLCPDCYDYAGHVLWHAHAGRLWDRFTTAVRRYLASAGGIPRSKLGDHLVVPFAKVAEFQRRAAIHFHAVVRLDGPDGPGSSAPAWATEDVLLDAVEHAAASTFVTVPDSDAYGMERVGWGGQFDAHPIRPLPDGDVPSDAAVAGYVAKYVTKGAADTAGGLDYRVTSLEDIRAAVVNGHVRALMGTCWRLGGLTELEPLRLRTWAHNLGYRGHILTKSRRYSTTYGALREERADHRRDGSKPVDGPNAVTESAWRYVGSGYTSGEADVALGIAEDHAQSLQLAREAREDAQKWGEWL, translated from the coding sequence ATGTCTGCCGAATTCGGCAACGAAACCACACCCAAAACCCGCCTGTCCGCCGCGTCGTCCGCTCCGGCCGAGCGTTCCGGCGCGCTGGCACGCGAACAACGTCTGCAAGCTCTCTCAGAGGCGGACCGTGATCTCATACGGCTCGTCAGTGATCCGCTCTATCCGCGCTGGCGGGAGCAGATCAAAGCCATCGGTGGTTGTGCCCATCCGATTTACCTGTCCGGCTCCACGGTCACCCGTGATGCGGTTACGGGTGAGGTGATCTCGTCCTACTCGACCGCCGGGGAGCCTGGTGAGCGGCTGGCCGTGCGCTGCCGTAACCGGCGTGCCTCGGTGTGTGAGCCGTGCTCTCGCCTGCACGCGGGGGACACCTTCCAGCTCGTTCGTGCGGGCCTGTCCGGCGGCAAGGGCGTGCCCGAGGGCGTGAAGGATCGCCCCCGGTTGTTCGTCACGCTCACTGCCCCGTCGTTCGGGGCGGTGCATCGCGTGCTGGACGGGGAGTTCTGTCGTCCTCGCCGTGATGATCCGCGCTGCGAGCATGGGCGGCGGCTCGGCTGCGGCCTGGTGCACACCGAGGGTGACCTACTGGTGGGTCTGCCGCTGTGCCCGGACTGCTACGACTACGCGGGCCATGTGCTGTGGCACGCGCACGCCGGGCGCCTGTGGGACCGGTTCACCACTGCCGTGCGGCGCTATCTGGCCTCGGCCGGTGGGATACCCCGTTCGAAGCTCGGTGACCACCTGGTGGTGCCCTTCGCCAAGGTCGCCGAGTTCCAGCGGCGCGCGGCCATCCACTTCCATGCCGTCGTGCGGCTGGACGGCCCGGACGGTCCGGGCTCGTCGGCTCCGGCCTGGGCGACAGAGGACGTGCTCTTGGATGCGGTCGAGCATGCCGCCGCGTCGACCTTCGTCACGGTTCCGGACTCCGACGCCTACGGCATGGAACGGGTCGGCTGGGGCGGGCAGTTCGACGCCCACCCCATCCGGCCCCTCCCTGATGGTGACGTCCCGTCAGATGCGGCCGTCGCCGGGTACGTGGCCAAGTACGTGACCAAGGGCGCGGCCGACACGGCGGGCGGACTGGACTACCGGGTCACCAGCCTGGAGGACATCCGGGCTGCGGTCGTCAACGGCCACGTACGGGCCCTGATGGGTACCTGCTGGCGCCTGGGCGGCCTGACCGAACTGGAACCCCTGAGGCTGCGCACCTGGGCACACAACCTCGGCTACCGGGGCCACATCCTCACCAAGTCCCGCCGCTACTCCACCACGTACGGCGCATTGCGCGAGGAACGGGCCGATCACCGCCGGGACGGGAGCAAGCCCGTGGACGGCCCGAACGCGGTCACGGAATCGGCCTGGCGCTATGTCGGCTCCGGCTACACCTCCGGTGAGGCTGACGTCGCCCTCGGGATCGCTGAAGATCACGCGCAAAGTCTCCAACTGGCCCGGGAGGCACGGGAGGACGCGCAGAAGTGGGGTGAGTGGCTGTGA